The proteins below are encoded in one region of Hordeum vulgare subsp. vulgare chromosome 3H, MorexV3_pseudomolecules_assembly, whole genome shotgun sequence:
- the LOC123445385 gene encoding transmembrane protein 45A, with translation MGSFKGHVLPGTLFLAVGAWHVWAAVARFATDPARFRLRVWNPVGGGGALRHLELYVVAGGAFLDMCVEVLYSTHLRIFAPGGGVNPAHLNDLEHGGMLLMFFLFGALALLSQNTRYLPLTEAALCLLAATAFTAELMLFYFHSTTHQGLEGYYHYLLVVLIGLCVASTVLGALLPASFPADLASGVLITLQGLWFYQTAFTLYGPMLPEGCRRDAGAEIECHGHAAGERAEQLADFQLFTCVFLVFAYALGCYAVAAAKYGHPDLRTGEMEHRENGGFVGSSALASGI, from the exons ATGGGGTCGTTCAAGGGGCACGTGCTGCCGGGGACGCTGTTCCTGGCGGTGGGCGCGTGGCACGTGTGGGCGGCGGTGGCGCGGTTCGCCACGGACCCGGCGAGGTTCCGCCTCCGCGTGTGGAACCCCGTGGGCGGTGGCGGGGCGCTGCGGCACCTGGAGCTCTACGTCGTCGCCGGGGGCGCCTTCCTGGACATGTGCGTGGAGGTGCTCTACTCCACCCACCTCCGCATATTCGCGCCCGGCGGCGGGGTCAACCCGGCGCACCTCAACGACCTCGAGCACGGCGGCATGctgctcatgttcttcctcttcGGCGCCCTCGCCCTCCTCTCCCAAAACACCAG GTACCTGCCCCTGACGGAGGCCGCGCTGTGCCTGCTCGCGGCGACGGCCTTCACGGCCGAGCTGATGCTCTTCTACTTCCACTCGACCACGCACCAGGGGCTGGAGGGGTACTACCACTACCTCCTCGTCGTGCTCATCGGGCTCTGCGTCGCCTCCACCGTCCTCGGCGCGCTCCTCCCGGCGAGCTTCCCCGCCGACCTCGCCAGCGGCGTGCTCATCACCCTGCAGGGCCTGTGGTTCTACCAGACGGCCTTCACGCTCTACGGGCCGATGCTCCCGGAGGGGTGCCGCAGGGACGCCGGCGCGGAAATCGAGTGCCACGGGCACGCCGCCGGGGAGCGCGCGGAGCAGCTCGCCGACTTCCAGCTCTTCACCTGCGTCTTCCTCGTCTTCGCCTACGCCCTCGGCTGctacgccgtcgccgccgccaagTACGGCCACCCGGACCTGAGGACCGGCGAGATGGAGCACCGGGAAAATGGTGGATTCGTTGGCAGCTCGGCGCTGGCTAGTGGCATATGA